The genomic region CGGCGACGTGGATCATTTCGTCGAGCGACGGCGTGATCAGGCCGGACAGCCCGATGATGTCGGCGTTTTCGCGCCGGGCCGCCTCGAGAATCCGGTCGCAGGGCGTCATGACGCCGAGGTCCACGACCTCGAAACCGTTGCACTGGAGCACGACCCCGACGATGTTCTTGCCGATGTCATGCACGTCGCCCTTCACCGTGGCCATGATGATCCGCGCCCGCGGCTGGCGATCCGCCTCCTTTTCCATTTCCAGGTAGGGCACGAGGTGCGCGACGGCCTTTTTCATCACGCGCGCCGACTTGACCACCTGGGGCAGGAACATCTTGCCCTCGCCGAACAGGTCGCCGACCACGTTCATGCCGGACATCAACGGCCCCTCGATGACGTCGAGCGGGCGACCCAGTTCGATGCGCGCCGCCTCGGTGTCGGCGACGATGTGCTCGTCGAGTCCCTTGACCAGCGCATGCTCGAGCCGCTTGAGCACGGGCCAGTCGCGCCATGCGAGGTCATCCGAAGCGCGCTTGGCGCCGGGCCCGCCGCGGAACTCGTCGGCGAGCACGAGGAGGCGTTCCGTGGCGTCGTCGCGCCGCGCCAGGATCACGTCCTCGACGGCCTCGCGCAGCGGGCCGGGAATGTCCTCGTAGATCGCAAGCTGGCCCGCATTGACGATGCCCATGCTCATGCCGGCACGAATCGCGTGGTAGAGGAACACCGAGTGCATCGCTTCCCGCACCCGGTCGTTGCCGCGAAACGCGAACGACACGTTGGACACGCCGCCGCTCACCAGCGCACCGAGCTCCGTGCGAATCAGGCGAGTCGCCTCGATGAAATCCACCGCGTAGCGATCGTGCGCCTCGATGCCGGTGGCCACCGCGAAGATGTTGGGATCGAAAATGATGTCTTCCGCCGGCAACCCCGCCACCTCGGTGAGCAGCCGCCAGGAACGCCGGCAGATCTCGAGACGGCGCTCGAGGGTCTCGGCCTGGCCGTCCTCGTCGAAGGCCATGACGATCACCGCCGCGCCGTGCCGTCGTATCTCGCGCGCCTGGCGCAGGAACTCGTCCTCGCCCTCCTTCAGGCTGATCGAGTTGACGACGGATTTGCCCTGCAGGCACTTCAGCCCCGCCTCGATCACCGACCACTTGGACGAGTCGATCATGATCGGCACGCGTGCGATGTCCGGCTCGGTCGCCACGAGGTCCAGGAAGGTCTGCATCGCCTTCTCGGAATCGAGCATGCCCTCGTCCATGTTCACGTCGACGATCTGCGCGCCGCTGTCCACCTGTTGCCGCGCCACGTCCAGTGCGCCGGCGTAATCGTCGGCCTCGATGAGCTTGCGAAAGCGCGCCGATCCCGTGACGTTGGTCCGCTCGCCGACATTCACGAACAGGGAATCCGCATCGATGTTGAGCGGCTCGAGCCCGCTGAGGCGGCAGGCCCGCGGGCGTTCGGGCACGACCCGCGCAGGCTTGCCGCGAATCGCCCCGGCCAGCGCGGCGATGTGCTCGGGCCGGGTGCCGCAACAGCCGCCGATGACATTGACGAAGCCGCTCTCGGCGAACTCGCCGACCAGCCCGGCCATCGTCTCGGCATCCTGGTCGTAGCCGCCGAAAGCATTCGGCAGGCCGGCGTTCGGATGCACGCTGACGAAGGTGTCGGCGAGGCGCGACAGTTCCTCGATGTGCGGCCTGAGCTGCTCCGCACCGAGCGCGCAGTTGAAGCCCACCACCAGCGGCCGCGCGTGGCGCACCGAGTTCCAGAAAGCCTCGACCGTCTGCCCGGACAGGGTGCGTCCGGAGGCGTCCGTGATAGTGCCCGACACCATGACAGGCAGGCGGAAGCCCTCCTCCTCGAACAACACGGCCAGCGCGTAAAGGGCGGCGCGCGCGTTGAGCGTATCGAAGACGGTTTCCACCATCAGCAGGTCGGCGCCGCCATCGGCCAGGGCCAGCGCCGCCTCGCGGTAACTGCTCACCAGTTCGTCGAAGCGCACGTTGCGCTTGCCCGGATCGCTGACGTCGGGGGAGATGGAGGCCGTGCGATTGGTCGGCCCGAGCACGCCCGCGACGAAGCGGGGCCGGCCGTCGGCCGCCGCCGCCTCGTCCGCGCAGCGCCGCGCGATCGCAGCCGCGGCGAAATTCATTTCCGCCACGAAATCCTGCAAGCCATAGTCGGATTGCGCGATCGAGGTGGCGCTGAAGGTGTTGGTCTCGAGAATATCCGCGCCGGCCTCGAGATACGCCTGGTGCACGCTGGCGACGACGTCCGGCCGCGTGATGCTGAGCACGTCGTAGTTGCCCTTCAGGTCCGCGTGGTCCGGGAAGCGGTCGCCGCGGAAATCGGCCTCGACGAGGCCCTTTTCCTGCATCATCGTGCCGGTGGCGCCGTCGAGCAGCAGGATGCGGCGGGACAGCAGCTCCGCGAGCTCGGCGCTGCGATCGGGCTGGCGGTTCGGTCGATTCGCCTCAGGCATACGCCACCTGCGGGGCCGGGCTGTGCAGCAGGCAGTGACAGATCGCGTAAACCAGCTCGGCGCGATTCAGGGTGTAGAAATGGAAATCGACGACGCCGTGCCGGCGCAGCGTCTCGACCATGTCGATGGCCACGCTCGCCGCGATCATCGCCCGCGTGTCGGGATCCTCCTCCAGGCCGGCGAAACGCTCCTGCAACCACGGCGGGATGCTGGCGCCGCAGGCTGCCGCGAACTTCGTGATCTGCGGAAAACGCGTGATCGGCAGGATGCCCGGGACGATCGGCACCGTGATTCCCGTGGCCGCCGCGGCATCGCGGAAGCGCAGGAAGGCCGCCGGATCGAAGAAAAACTGCGTGATGGCGCGCGTGGCGCCGGCATCGATCTTGCGCTTCAGGTTGTCGAGATCGGCCGCCGGGCTGGGAGCTTCCGGATGCGTCTCCGGATAGGCCGCGACGGAGATCTCGAAATCGCCGATCGTGCGCAGGCCGGCCACCAGGTCCGCGGCGTAGGCGAAACCTTCCGGATGCGGCACGTAGGTCTCGCTGCCCTTGGGCGGATCGCCGCGCAAGGCCACGATGTGGCGAATGCCCGCATCCCAGTACCGGCGTGCGACCTCGAGAACCTCGTCGCGGCTTGCCCCGACACAGGTCAGGTGGGGTGCGCTGACGAGCCCGGTATCGGCGTGAATGCGGGTGACGATGTCATGGGTTCGCTCCCGGGTCGAACCGTCGGCCCCGTAGGTCACCGAAACGAACTTCGGTGCGAGCGGCGCGAGGCGCTCGACCGTC from Wenzhouxiangella sp. XN24 harbors:
- the metH gene encoding methionine synthase, with product MPEANRPNRQPDRSAELAELLSRRILLLDGATGTMMQEKGLVEADFRGDRFPDHADLKGNYDVLSITRPDVVASVHQAYLEAGADILETNTFSATSIAQSDYGLQDFVAEMNFAAAAIARRCADEAAAADGRPRFVAGVLGPTNRTASISPDVSDPGKRNVRFDELVSSYREAALALADGGADLLMVETVFDTLNARAALYALAVLFEEEGFRLPVMVSGTITDASGRTLSGQTVEAFWNSVRHARPLVVGFNCALGAEQLRPHIEELSRLADTFVSVHPNAGLPNAFGGYDQDAETMAGLVGEFAESGFVNVIGGCCGTRPEHIAALAGAIRGKPARVVPERPRACRLSGLEPLNIDADSLFVNVGERTNVTGSARFRKLIEADDYAGALDVARQQVDSGAQIVDVNMDEGMLDSEKAMQTFLDLVATEPDIARVPIMIDSSKWSVIEAGLKCLQGKSVVNSISLKEGEDEFLRQAREIRRHGAAVIVMAFDEDGQAETLERRLEICRRSWRLLTEVAGLPAEDIIFDPNIFAVATGIEAHDRYAVDFIEATRLIRTELGALVSGGVSNVSFAFRGNDRVREAMHSVFLYHAIRAGMSMGIVNAGQLAIYEDIPGPLREAVEDVILARRDDATERLLVLADEFRGGPGAKRASDDLAWRDWPVLKRLEHALVKGLDEHIVADTEAARIELGRPLDVIEGPLMSGMNVVGDLFGEGKMFLPQVVKSARVMKKAVAHLVPYLEMEKEADRQPRARIIMATVKGDVHDIGKNIVGVVLQCNGFEVVDLGVMTPCDRILEAARRENADIIGLSGLITPSLDEMIHVAAEMQRLGFKQPLLIGGATTSPAHTSVKIDPAYEGAVIYVKDASRAVGVVQKLISAENRPAFVADIESEHAKRRAQHNRPRTRGPQLSLADARENRFAGGWDQYQPPAPAQSGIRVFDDYPLEALVPYIDWMPFFNAWEFSGRFPAILDDPQRGEVARSLYDDARRMLDDIVRDQWLQARGVAGIFPAAAVGDDVRIYTGEDRATTLATAHQLREQKRKAEGQPNLCLADFVAPAERGVADWIGAFAVTTGHGIDSRVAAFEAEHDDYRSILLKALADRLAEAFAERLHEHVRREIWAYAPDEQLGNDALIAEDYRGIRPAPGYPACPDHTEKDVLWQVLDAEARTGIRLTEHYAMMPAAAVSGWYFSHPGARYFQVGRIDRDQVEDYAARKGWSVEEAERWLGPNLGYTRSAA
- the metF gene encoding methylenetetrahydrofolate reductase, which codes for MNRPPINLSFEFFPPRDAKLEARLWQTVERLAPLAPKFVSVTYGADGSTRERTHDIVTRIHADTGLVSAPHLTCVGASRDEVLEVARRYWDAGIRHIVALRGDPPKGSETYVPHPEGFAYAADLVAGLRTIGDFEISVAAYPETHPEAPSPAADLDNLKRKIDAGATRAITQFFFDPAAFLRFRDAAAATGITVPIVPGILPITRFPQITKFAAACGASIPPWLQERFAGLEEDPDTRAMIAASVAIDMVETLRRHGVVDFHFYTLNRAELVYAICHCLLHSPAPQVAYA